GAAACACTCATTCTCTGTACGGGAGAATTTGGTCGAACCCCCTCGGTGGAAATGGGTACGAATGGTTCTGGGGCAGCACAAGGCCGCGACCATAATCACTGGGGCTTTTCTCTGTGGCTTGCCGGTGGTGGCATCAAAGGAGGTACGATCTACGGTGCCACTGATGACTTTGGATTCCGCGCTGTCGAAAACCCGGTCTCTGCACACGATCTGCACGCCACGATGCTGCACCTGCTTGGTATCGATCATGAACGTTTGACTTATCGATTTGCGGGCCGTGACTTCCGACTGACCGACGTGCATGGTAAGGTCATTGACAAAATCATTGCGTAATTGTCTTGTTTTCTAACCAAAGCAGTAAACCAAGAAAACAGTCAGCTTTTCGACTCTGCTTTAACGTAGAGTTCTTTCGGTGCGGTGGAATAGTACTTGAACATCGCCGGGCAGATCCACCCTTCCATAGGATCATCTTCGAACCGATAATAGTTCCCGCCAGAATCTCCACGTAACCAGACTAATTTTTTCTGATAGCCGGGAAACGCTTTCGCGGAAAATAAAAGTCGAAAACCATCATCGGCACTCGGAATATCTTTGACAATTACATCAATCATTTCTGGGACACCGGCCACAAACGGTTCACGTGCCAGGCCAACGGAAGCGTCATCAAACACCCATGTTCCCTGATACCGATAGGGTGCGATCACCATGATTGCGTTTTCCCGCGCACCAGGTTTTGATGAGGAAAGTAAGTCATACTTCCATACAATACTGAGTCCCAGTAATACCAGGATCAGTAGGATCGGAATGAGGCGTTTCCAGCGAAAGCGTGGTTGAGTTGTGTTGTCCTGGGGTGACGCTTCACTATTCATATTTATCACTCCCATTTAAGAAATTTAAGCATCGTTAACATGCGATTTAATCATGCTGATGCTTCCATATTAATCGATTTTGTAGAACGGACAAGTTTTTTATTTGACTGCTCGTTTTATGTCACAAAAAAAATTTACGGTTACTTCTTGTTTCTCTTGCGTAGTGCAAGGTACTTGTGAATCATGGTGCTATAGGATCGTGATCATTCCTTTTTAGTTGCCTGTTGTTGCCCAATCTCAAAATCCTCTAAACCAAAAGAGAACACCATGAAATTGAAACGAGTCTCCCTGCTCGCTGTTACCTGCTTGACCCTGTTCTGCATCACAACGATGAGCCAGGCGGAAGTCCGTCTGCCACATATTTTTGGCAATCACATGGTCTTGCAACGCGATCAACCCATTCCTGTCTGGGGTTGGGCTGATCCGGGTGAAATGGTTACAGTGGAACTGGGTGGTTCTATCAGTTCCGCAATCGCCGATGACAAAGGGAAGTGGATGGTCAAACTCCCCACACAGAAAGTCGGTGATCCGGTCACCTTAAATGTCAAAGGAATGAATACGATCACGCTTTCCGATGTGCTGATTGGTGAAGTGTGGCTTTGCTCGGGTCAGTCGAATATGGAATGGACGGTCTCCAGATCGAATGACTTCGAAAAAGAAAAAGCAACAGCCAAATATGGAAAAATTCGTCACATCAAAATTCCCAAACGTCCCAACGGCTTCCCTCAAAATGATGTTGAAGCCGAATGGACCGTTTGTTCGCCAGATACGGTGGGCAACTACACCGCAGTGGGCTATTTCTTTGGTCGCAAGTTACACAAAGATCTTGATGTCCCCATTGGACTGATCAACTCTTCCTGGGGTGGGACGCGAATCGAACCCTGGACACCCCCCTGCGGTTTTGCGGCTGTGCCCAACCTCAGCGACATCCTGAAACAGGTACAATTGACGGACCCGGCCAACGCCTCGTATCAATCAACGCTAAGTACTTATCTTCAAGGTCTCGAAAAATGGCTGGCACAAGCAAACACGGCACTCAAAGATAAGACGCCATTAACCCCTCCTCCTAAGTATCCCACCGCCATTCAGCCACTGACTAGTCCCGGCTCCCCAACCACACTTTATAACGGCATGATTCATCCCCTGGTTCCCTTCGCAATGCGAGGCGCTATCTGGTATCAGGGGGAATCGAACCATCGCGAGGGAATGCTTTACTACGATAAAATGAAAGCATTGATCGGTGGTTGGCGCGAAGTCTGGAATCAGGGCGAATTCCCTTTCCTCTATGTTCAAATTGCACCGTTTCAATATGGAAGCGAATCGCCCAGCATCCTCCCTGTCTTCTGGGAGGCGCAAAATAAAGCACTTGAGATTCCGAACACAGGTCAAGCGGTCATTCATGACATCGGTAACCTGCAGGATATCCATCCCAAAAACAAACAGGATGTCGGGAAACGCCTTGCGTTGATCGCGCTCGCCAAGACGTATGGCCACAAAGACGTGGTCCATTCAGGACCGGTATTTAAGTCGTTGAAGAAAGAAGGTGCGAAACTACGTGTGACCTTCGATCATGTGGGTAGCGGACTTGAGTCTCGCGATAATAAACCGCTTAGTTTGTTCGAGATCATTGGTGAAAACACCGACTTCGTCCCGGCCAAAGCGGTCATTGACGGCGACTCCGTCGTTCTTTCCTCACCCAAAGTCAAAAAAGCAGCTGCAATGCGATTCGCCTGGCACAAACTGGCTGAACCCAACTTAGCGAACAAGGAAGGTTTGCCGGCTGTTCCGTTCCGTGCAGGCAAGGTGCCGGAGCGCGATTGGTTATCTCTCAAGGTCGATGAAGCAAAGGAGTACAAACTGCTTTACGACCTCGATTTGAAAAACCTAGGTCAGCAGATCAAGTACACTCATGATGCAAGCCAGGACTTCAAGAGTCCGTTCGACAGGATTGCCTACTTTCTGGAGCTGCAAAAAATCGGCAAGGAGACGCAGTACGTCTATGTCTCAATGGATGCCTTCACCGATGATGTTACCAAAATTGGTATCCCCACTTTCAGCAGCAAAGCAAATTTTCAAACAAAGGTGGACAACTTAAATATTATCTCCAATGTAAGCGGCATCAAGACAGGCACTGGTTTGACAGGCGGCAACATTGAATTCTGGCCTAACAACTATGGCCCCAACAATTCGATGAGCATTCCCAACGCCAGTTCCCGCCTCTGGGACTTCGGC
The Gimesia aquarii DNA segment above includes these coding regions:
- a CDS encoding DUF6717 family protein, producing the protein MNSEASPQDNTTQPRFRWKRLIPILLILVLLGLSIVWKYDLLSSSKPGARENAIMVIAPYRYQGTWVFDDASVGLAREPFVAGVPEMIDVIVKDIPSADDGFRLLFSAKAFPGYQKKLVWLRGDSGGNYYRFEDDPMEGWICPAMFKYYSTAPKELYVKAESKS
- a CDS encoding sialate O-acetylesterase: MKLKRVSLLAVTCLTLFCITTMSQAEVRLPHIFGNHMVLQRDQPIPVWGWADPGEMVTVELGGSISSAIADDKGKWMVKLPTQKVGDPVTLNVKGMNTITLSDVLIGEVWLCSGQSNMEWTVSRSNDFEKEKATAKYGKIRHIKIPKRPNGFPQNDVEAEWTVCSPDTVGNYTAVGYFFGRKLHKDLDVPIGLINSSWGGTRIEPWTPPCGFAAVPNLSDILKQVQLTDPANASYQSTLSTYLQGLEKWLAQANTALKDKTPLTPPPKYPTAIQPLTSPGSPTTLYNGMIHPLVPFAMRGAIWYQGESNHREGMLYYDKMKALIGGWREVWNQGEFPFLYVQIAPFQYGSESPSILPVFWEAQNKALEIPNTGQAVIHDIGNLQDIHPKNKQDVGKRLALIALAKTYGHKDVVHSGPVFKSLKKEGAKLRVTFDHVGSGLESRDNKPLSLFEIIGENTDFVPAKAVIDGDSVVLSSPKVKKAAAMRFAWHKLAEPNLANKEGLPAVPFRAGKVPERDWLSLKVDEAKEYKLLYDLDLKNLGQQIKYTHDASQDFKSPFDRIAYFLELQKIGKETQYVYVSMDAFTDDVTKIGIPTFSSKANFQTKVDNLNIISNVSGIKTGTGLTGGNIEFWPNNYGPNNSMSIPNASSRLWDFGDETGPPVNGYGCMQVHNYEAKQTIFAINQWKRGPNADIGIGNSTGRTRDWTFTSNASQYDVKRLRVLVRTK